Sequence from the Desulfovibrionales bacterium genome:
TTTCCGATTAGCCGGTTTCAGGGATAGACCGGCTAATCGGGTAAGGATTAAAGTTAAAACGGGGAAGATCGGTTTTGATCTGCTGAACAGCCATATCCAGTGTCGGCGCAGACGTTAACTTTAAGAAGGCGTACCGGACGGTTGATTTGCCTCTTTCCTTAATCTGATGTTCTCTTTTTGTAACCGGCGATACCTCATAACCCTTTCTATTGTGAGCAGGATATGCTCCTTGCGGAAGGGCTTGGTTATATAGTCAAAGGCGCCATTTTTCATCGCCTCAACTGCCGATTCAATGGTTCCATAAGCGGTGATAACGACAAACGGTATCTCCAGCCCGCTCTTTTGAGCCTCTTCGATGATCTCCATCCCATCCTTTTCAGGCATGCGCAGGTCTGTGATTACCAAGTCGAAATCCCCCCCGGCAATTAATCCGGGAACCTCCAGAGGATTACTTGTGGTTGTTACGTTATAATCGGTTTTGTCAGTGATAATGACCTCAAGCAGTTTAAGCATATCAGGTTCATCATCCACAATCAGAATTTTCTCGGCCATGATGTCTTTTCCTCCAACTATTGAGTTCTCCTATCTATCAAAGGAGCACAAGAAAGCAGGCAAAGACACGATAAAGGTCGTCCCTTTCTTGTCACCTGCCTCCTCCGCAGTCTTTGTTATGAAGTTAATCGTTCCTCCGTACCCGTTGACTATATTGTAGGAAACCGTGAGTCCCAGACCAGTCCCTTCCCCAGTCCTTTTGGTAGTAAAAAATGGATCAAATATCTTTGTCCTGGACTCCGGCGGGATACCACAGCCGGTATCAGAAAAACATATCCGGACCAAATTATTATCCGTATCAAAGGCAGTAGAAACAGCCAGATCTCCCCCACCCGGCATAGCCCCTATGGCATTGTTTATCAGGTTGAGGAAGACCTGCTGAACCTGTGTGGGATCCGCCTTGACTTTAGGCAGATCAGGAACCAGGTCCAAGTTAACCTTGATTTTTTTCATCAGAAGTGTGTTCCCAACTACCTTAATGATATTTCCCAGCTCCTGGTTAATATCCGTAAGATCCTCGGCATACTCGGAGGCGCGGCTAAAACTCAAAAGCTGCGATACGATCCTTTCGCATACCTGTGCCTGGTGGATTATCCTTTTTAACATATCATGCCGCTCGTCTCCGGGAGGACATTTTTCCAACAGGACTTCGGAGAACCCCATGATAATAGCGATCGGATTGTTTATTTCATGAGCCACTCCGGCAGCCAGTAGCCCCAGTGATGCGAGCTTCTCGGTGTTGGCCATCTGACCGGCCATCTTGTTTTGTTCGGTAACATCGCGCGAGATGCCAAGCAGGGCCCTTACCACCCCAGTTGTGTCCTTTATAGGGATTAAGTGGGTGCTAAACCAGTATTCTTTCCCGCCGATCTCAGCCCGATGTTCGAGGTCCTGGGGTTCCCCAGCGTCAAATATCCTATGGATGGTCGCCAGGTTTAATTTATCGC
This genomic interval carries:
- a CDS encoding response regulator, encoding MAEKILIVDDEPDMLKLLEVIITDKTDYNVTTTSNPLEVPGLIAGGDFDLVITDLRMPEKDGMEIIEEAQKSGLEIPFVVITAYGTIESAVEAMKNGAFDYITKPFRKEHILLTIERVMRYRRLQKENIRLRKEANQPSGTPS